The following are from one region of the Alkalimarinus sediminis genome:
- a CDS encoding SDR family oxidoreductase, with amino-acid sequence MANLKDKTIVITGASRGIGREIALKCAKDGANIVILAKSAEAHPKLPGTIFTVAKEVEEAGGKALAIQLDVRDDEAVIAAMKKAAETFGGIDAVINNAGAIKLMGAASLPLKRFDLMTQINSRAVLSTFQAALPWLKKSDHGHIISLSPPINLDPKWFAHYAPYTITKYGMSMLTMGLAQEVKRYGIAVNSLWPQTLISTAAIEFEGGGQLALDQGRTPAIMADAAYEILITENAELTGEFLIDETLLRERGVTDFDQYRFNPDCDKPLMTDLFVAE; translated from the coding sequence ATGGCTAATTTGAAAGACAAAACAATTGTAATAACCGGTGCCAGTCGCGGAATTGGCCGTGAGATTGCACTTAAATGCGCTAAAGACGGCGCTAATATTGTGATACTAGCTAAATCTGCCGAGGCTCACCCTAAACTACCAGGCACTATATTTACCGTCGCAAAAGAAGTCGAAGAAGCAGGCGGAAAAGCGCTCGCTATTCAACTAGATGTGCGTGATGATGAGGCCGTTATAGCCGCGATGAAAAAAGCAGCTGAAACCTTTGGTGGTATTGATGCGGTAATCAATAACGCGGGCGCTATTAAACTAATGGGAGCTGCCAGTTTGCCACTCAAGCGATTTGATCTGATGACGCAGATAAACTCGCGCGCAGTACTATCCACTTTTCAAGCGGCACTTCCTTGGCTTAAAAAGTCAGACCACGGACATATTATCAGCTTGTCCCCTCCCATTAATCTAGACCCTAAATGGTTTGCTCACTATGCCCCTTACACCATTACCAAGTATGGCATGTCGATGCTCACCATGGGGCTTGCACAAGAAGTGAAACGATACGGTATTGCGGTTAATTCACTATGGCCTCAAACACTCATATCGACAGCAGCTATCGAATTCGAAGGTGGTGGTCAATTAGCACTAGACCAAGGCAGAACACCGGCAATCATGGCAGATGCAGCCTACGAGATATTAATTACCGAAAACGCAGAATTAACCGGTGAGTTTTTAATTGATGAAACGCTACTTAGAGAGCGTGGCGTCACTGACTTTGACCAGTATCGATTTAACCCTGACTGTGACAAGCCGTTGATGACAGACTTGTTTGTAGCAGAATAG
- the maoP gene encoding DUF413 domain-containing protein, producing MSIELFTSPCEFYDAVNFPHGFRRSGEFTMAESDILSQCGYTIKQLINKKIEPESDAHERIIQVTDGTLEPESNVEKAWSKYLSKTVRKAPVKRCNLSDVIGDIDYSSDDFAYDD from the coding sequence ATGTCAATTGAACTTTTTACTTCACCCTGTGAGTTTTATGATGCTGTTAACTTTCCGCATGGGTTTCGACGGTCGGGTGAGTTTACCATGGCGGAGTCTGACATTTTGAGTCAGTGCGGGTACACCATTAAGCAACTCATTAACAAAAAAATAGAACCTGAGAGCGACGCACACGAGCGTATTATACAAGTCACCGACGGTACATTAGAACCTGAGTCCAATGTTGAGAAAGCTTGGTCAAAATACCTCTCCAAGACGGTCAGAAAAGCACCGGTTAAACGGTGTAATTTGTCGGATGTGATAGGCGATATCGATTACTCGTCCGATGACTTTGCATACGATGACTAA
- a CDS encoding LysR family transcriptional regulator — MDIELLRTFLEVKNTRHFGKAAENLYLTQAAVSARIKQLESILGAPLFTRLRNNLQLTVTGERLINHAETILISWERARQDVSLKKRQKYVLSLGATSGLWDLLMQDVLHVTHRSLPELALRAEAHGPETLIRHLMERTLDLVMIYEPAKLNDLISVPITPAELILVCNKPDQSLETVMSHGYISVDWGLSFHMSYAQYFPDASPPVLHTTLARIALEFIFKYGGSAYLPYRMVAEYIDDTLFQVEDAPVISRQIYATYHRENNHTQEIESILDVIRSLEVPVEDTSLDTIEI; from the coding sequence ATGGACATTGAATTATTAAGAACCTTCTTGGAAGTCAAAAATACACGTCACTTCGGTAAAGCCGCAGAGAACTTATATCTTACGCAGGCTGCAGTAAGTGCTAGGATTAAACAGCTTGAGAGTATTCTTGGCGCGCCTCTTTTTACTCGCTTACGCAACAATCTCCAGCTAACGGTGACGGGCGAGCGGTTAATTAACCATGCCGAGACCATACTAATCTCGTGGGAGAGAGCTCGTCAGGATGTGTCACTAAAGAAACGGCAGAAGTACGTATTGTCGCTAGGCGCTACTAGCGGGCTTTGGGATCTTTTGATGCAAGACGTGCTGCACGTCACTCATCGTTCATTACCAGAGTTAGCACTTCGTGCTGAGGCTCATGGGCCAGAAACCCTCATTCGTCACTTAATGGAACGGACACTTGATTTGGTCATGATTTATGAACCGGCTAAATTGAATGATCTCATTTCTGTACCCATCACACCGGCAGAGTTGATTTTGGTCTGCAATAAGCCTGACCAGTCGCTAGAGACGGTTATGTCTCATGGCTATATTTCTGTCGACTGGGGGTTATCTTTCCACATGAGTTACGCCCAGTACTTTCCAGACGCATCTCCTCCGGTTCTTCATACCACATTAGCTCGAATCGCTCTGGAGTTTATTTTTAAGTACGGCGGGAGTGCGTACTTGCCATATCGAATGGTGGCGGAATACATTGACGATACGCTATTTCAAGTTGAAGACGCGCCGGTGATATCGCGCCAGATATACGCAACCTATCATCGAGAGAACAATCATACGCAGGAGATCGAGTCGATATTGGATGTTATTCGTTCCCTTGAAGTGCCAGTAGAAGATACCAGTTTGGATACTATTGAAATTTAA
- the rimK gene encoding 30S ribosomal protein S6--L-glutamate ligase, producing MKIAILSRNPNLYSTRRLKEAGERMGHSVDVIDTMHCYMDITSSRPSVRYKGAPLPKYDAVIPRIGASVTFYGTAVVRQFEMMGTFSINESVAISRSRDKLRSLQLLSRKGIGLPRTGFAHHPDKISDLLKNVGGAPVVIKLLEGTQGIGVVLADTTKAAESIIEAFMGLKANILVQEYIKEAGGADIRCLVIGDKVVAAMKRQAAEGEFRSNLHRGGSAELVRLSPAERKTAIAAAKTMGLGMSGVDILRSKNGPVVMEVNSSPGLEGIELATGKDVASLIFSYIEKTAKPNSTRTKGKG from the coding sequence ATGAAAATTGCCATCCTATCTCGTAACCCCAATTTATACTCGACTCGCCGTTTAAAAGAAGCAGGCGAACGTATGGGGCATTCGGTGGATGTTATCGATACCATGCACTGCTATATGGATATCACCAGCAGTCGCCCTTCAGTCAGGTACAAAGGTGCACCTTTACCGAAGTATGATGCAGTGATTCCAAGAATTGGTGCTTCCGTTACGTTTTATGGCACAGCGGTGGTTAGGCAGTTTGAAATGATGGGTACATTTAGCATCAATGAATCTGTCGCTATCAGCCGCTCGAGAGACAAGTTACGTTCTTTACAACTCCTCTCTCGTAAAGGAATCGGCTTACCGCGCACAGGCTTTGCTCATCACCCTGACAAAATCAGCGATTTGCTGAAAAACGTCGGTGGTGCACCTGTGGTGATTAAACTGCTAGAAGGTACTCAGGGCATTGGTGTAGTGTTAGCTGATACGACAAAAGCCGCAGAGAGTATTATCGAAGCATTTATGGGCCTAAAAGCTAACATTTTGGTGCAAGAGTATATTAAGGAAGCTGGCGGCGCCGATATTCGTTGCTTGGTGATTGGCGACAAAGTCGTAGCAGCGATGAAACGTCAGGCAGCAGAGGGTGAATTTAGATCTAACCTTCATAGAGGAGGCTCTGCAGAGTTGGTTCGCTTGTCTCCGGCAGAACGCAAAACCGCGATTGCCGCGGCCAAAACAATGGGCTTGGGTATGTCTGGTGTAGATATTCTAAGATCCAAAAATGGCCCTGTCGTGATGGAAGTGAACTCATCACCAGGGCTAGAAGGTATTGAGTTAGCCACG